A window from Solanum stenotomum isolate F172 chromosome 5, ASM1918654v1, whole genome shotgun sequence encodes these proteins:
- the LOC125865281 gene encoding putative UPF0481 protein At3g02645, translating into MDKLSSKGTMFSKEEGRSIHGDEIFPDEYLITISQGSNSNSHEISENEREWLNSLEKSRDYLGSLQNPKIQKVPKMHRDIGSNLRCYEPLVVSIGPFHHGKLELQPMEKYKKLLAIQLTDEKKFVGDLSWLSTNSVSLDELYRKVKDIMPVVKECYAEESIKDYNDEVFAQMMFLDGCFIFQYLHCIVTSNYKELKMKSHDIAFIRRDLFLLENQLPFEVLDVLMRCKLKDNVGMKMITTFISSAHTNPSQRKGFIQSIKDFFVEFFSDLHPESCTEKAMNFLSKICGGECPALSKEESTKKTWLPAHLLELLKTNLINTKAFSEGGCYLRGEWCSYRSAMELRRAGIRFRPGKSRRLSEVKFTSFHCSALLTLPPITIDDSTKSQFLNLVAYEACPDTPDDFGITSYVSFMDSLIDHAEDVKELRSKGILLNFLGSDQEVADLFNELARDLVPNPHAFVDVKDKIEKHYNSKGKIWIAEWNNTHFNTPWTVFAFIAALFVIGLQVTDTFLAGIQTFYAVHPKNN; encoded by the coding sequence atgGACAAACTATCTTCTAAAGGAACAATGTTTAGTAAAGAAGAAGGTAGGAGTATCCACGGCGATGAAATATTTCCTGATGAATATCTCATCACAATTAGTCAAGGTTCAAACTCGAACTCTCATGAAATCAGTGAAAATGAGAGAGAATGGCTAAATTCATTGGAGAAGAGCAGAGATTACCTTGGCTCATTGCAGAATCCAAAAATTCAAAAGGTCCCAAAAATGCATCGCGATATTGGATCAAACTTAAGGTGTTATGAGCCTCTTGTGGTTTCTATCGGTCCATTTCACCATGGAAAACTAGAACTTCAACCTATGGAGAAGTACAAGAAGCTACTTGCTATTCAGTTAActgatgaaaaaaaatttgtcGGGGACTTATCATGGCTTTCGACAAATTCAGTGTCTCTTGATGAGCTTTACAGAAAGGTCAAGGACATTATGCCTGTTGTCAAGGAGTGTTATGCTGAGGAATCGATCAAAGATTACAACGATGAGGTGTTTGCACAGATGATGTTCCTGGATGGATGTTTCATCTTTCAATACCTTCACTGCATTGTGACCAGTAATTATAAAGAGCTGAAAATGAAGAGCCATGATATAGCTTTCATTCGTCGTGATCTGTTCTTACTTGAAAATCAGTTACCATTTGAAGTCCTGGATGTGTTAATGAGATGTAAGCTCAAGGACAATGTAGGAATGAAGATGATAACAACGTTCATCTCGAGTGCACATACAAACCCTTCTCAACGTAAAGGATTCATTCAAAGTATCAAGGATTTCTTTGTTGAATTCTTTAGTGATCTACATCCTGAAAGCTGTACTGAAAAAGCTATGAACTTTCTTAGCAAGATTTGTGGAGGAGAATGTCCTGCCCTTAGCAAAGAAGAAAGCACGAAAAAAACATGGCTTCCGGCTCATCTCCTTGAGCTATTAAAAACAAATCTCATAAACACAAAGGCTTTCTCAGAAGGTGGATGCTATCTAAGGGGTGAGTGGTGCTCGTATCGTTCAGCTATGGAGCTACGTAGAGCAGGAATCCGTTTCAGGCCTGGAAAGAGTCGTCGTCTTTCAGAGGTTAAGTTCACTTCATTTCATTGCTCAGCTCTTTTAACACTTCCACCTATAACCATAGATGATTCAACCAAGTCACAGTTTTTAAACTTAGTCGCGTATGAAGCATGTCCTGATACACCAGATGACTTTGGAATTACGTCTTATGTTAGTTTCATGGATTCACTTATCGATCATGCTGAAGACGTGAAGGAGCTGAGATCAAAAGGTATACTACTTAACTTTCTTGGAAGTGATCAAGAAGTAGCAGATCTGTTCAATGAGTTAGCAAGAGATTTGGTGCCGAATCCACATGCTTTTGTTGATGTGAAAGACAAAATTGAGAAACATTACAATAGCAAAGGGAAAATATGGATTGCTGAATGGAATAACACTCATTTTAACACTCCATGGACTGTTTTTGCATTCATTGCAGCACTTTTTGTCATTGGTTTGCAAGTTACTGATACATTTCTAGCAGGCATCCAAACCTTTTATGCAGTCCATCCAAAAAACAACTAG
- the LOC125865680 gene encoding probable O-methyltransferase 3, producing the protein MADQNENLTPSELRQAETQSWNQLYFFIEHATLKCALQLDIPNVITKHGKPMTISKLMSSLPISPSKFPYFHRLTRILVHYGFLILQKHDDNDVDDDKGCYSLAPADRYVVKDGPWNSMEDQDTFFFKAWNCLGDWFKNDDPSAFYTAYGDLFWSKLSSDPSTGSWFNENMSRDSRSFMNVLIGNEFKDVFEGLTSLVDVGGGTGTVAMSIAKSFPDMKCIVLDLPPVVANLQGSENLEFVAGDMFQKIPPANAVLLKSILHDWNDEECVKILKNCKEAIRGSGKVIIIDMVMENPELDDASVQAQLFIDMLMMVFVGSKERNKKEWEKLFLDSSFTSYKITLTLGLRSIIEVYP; encoded by the exons ATGGCTGATCAGAATGAGAACCTTACTCCTAGTGAGCTTCGTCAAGCTGAAACACAGTCATGGAACCAACTCTATTTCTTCATAGAACATGCAACATTGAAATGTGCACTTCAATTGGACATACCTAATGTCATCACCAAACATGGCAAACCAATGACAATATCAAAGCTCATGTCTTCCCTCCCTATTAGCCCTTCAAAATTTCCCTATTTTCACCGCCTTACACGAATATTAGTTCATTATGGCTTCTTGATTCTACAAAAACATGATGATAACGACGTTGATGATGATAAAGGGTGTTATTCGCTTGCACCAGCTGATCGTTATGTAGTAAAGGACGGACCATGGAACTCGATGGAAGATCAAGatacttttttctttaaagCATGGAATTGTTTAGGTGATTGGTTCAAGAATGATGATCCAAGTGCATTTTATACAGCATATGGAGACTTATTCTGGAGTAAACTTTCGAGTGATCCGAGTACTGGTAGTTGGTTTAACGAAAACATGTCTAGAGATTCGCGATCATTCATGAACGTGTTGATTGGCAACGAGTTTAAGGATGTGTTCGAAGGATTGACATCTTTAGTGGATGTTGGAGGAGGGACTGGAACCGTCGCAATGTCCATAGCCAAAAGTTTCCCTGACATGAAATGTATTGTTCTTGATCTTCCTCCTGTTGTGGCTAACTTGCAGGGAAGTGAAAACTTGGAGTTTGTAGCAGGGGATATGTTTCAGAAAATCCCCCCTGCTAATGCTGTCTTACTCAAG TCAATTTTGCATGATTGGAATGATGAAGAATGtgtgaaaattttgaagaactGCAAGGAAGCAATAAGAGGAAGTGGAAAAGTTATAATTATAGACATGGTGATGGAAAATCCAGAATTGGATGATGCATCTGTCCAAGCACAGCTCTTCATAGACATGTTGATGATGGTTTTTGTGGGTAGCAAAGAGAGGAACAAGAAAGAATGGGAGAAACTTTTCTTAGATTCTAGTTTTACTAGTTACAAAATTACTTTGACTCTTGGTTTGAGATCTATCATTGAGGTCTACCCTTAG